The proteins below come from a single Branchiostoma floridae strain S238N-H82 chromosome 5, Bfl_VNyyK, whole genome shotgun sequence genomic window:
- the LOC118416902 gene encoding LOW QUALITY PROTEIN: copine-8-like (The sequence of the model RefSeq protein was modified relative to this genomic sequence to represent the inferred CDS: inserted 1 base in 1 codon) — protein MAGVPHQPQNPQQTVVPATKVEISLSCRNLLDMDVFSKSDPMAVMFVQATASTEYREYGRTETIWNTLNPDFVKKFTIDYFFEESQKLMFKVYDIDSQSADLSKHDFLGQVTCTLGEIVGAPGSKIEKPLTSGPAKKCGKIILSAEELSSCKDAVTLQFRASKLDKKDFFGKSDPFLLFYRCNEDGSWTTCHKTEVIKNXLNPQWKHFTFPVRTFCNADYDRTIKVECYDWNRDGGHDLIGVFTTNLRQLTSGPTGSQTFDVIHPKKKVKKKKYKNSGTVTLLYAKVEQQYSFLDYVRGGTQMNFTVAIDFTASNGQPTQPTSLHYINPYGMNQYATALWAVGEIIQDYDSDKLFPAFGFGARTPPGYAVSHCFPLNGQPGNPYCFGVAGIMEAYQWTLRQVQLFGPTNFSPVINHVARLASQSREGSEYFVLLIVTDGVITDFEQTKEAIVNAATLPLSIIIVGVGNDDFEAMEILDGDEVRLSYRGRQAERDIVQFVPFRDYVDRQGNQVLSQARLAKDVLAEVPDQLLSYMKKHGIKPGAPPPAYVAPAGPTAPSAPAGPGGTNII, from the exons ATGGCGGGAGTTCCTCACCAACCCCAGAACCCGCAGCAAACCGTCGTCCCGGCTACCAAGGTGGAGATCTCCCTGTCATGCAG GAACCTGTTGGATATGGATGTCTTCTCCAAGTCGGACccaa TGGCTGTGATGTTTGTCCAGGCGACCGCCTCCACCGAGTACAGAGAG TACGGCCGTACAGAGACGATATGGAACACCCTCAACCCCGACTTTGTCAAGAAGTTCACCATCGACTACTTCTTCGAGGAGTCCCAGAAGCTCATGTTCAAAGT GTACGACATTGACTCCCAAAGTGCTGATCTCTCCAAACAT GACTTCCTTGGGCAGGTAACATGTACCCTGGGAGAGATTGTCGGCGCGCCAGGCAGCAAGATCGAGAAACCGCTCAC AAGTGGTCCAGCTAAGAAGTGTGGCAAAATCATCCTGTCAGCCGAGGAGCTGAGTAGTTGTAAG gACGCTGTGACGTTGCAGTTCCGCGCCTCCAAGCTGGATAAGAAGGATTTCTTCGGCAAGTCCGACCCCTTCCTGCTCTTCTACCGATGCAATGAGGACGGAAG CTGGACAACCTGCCACAAGACGGAGGTCATCAAAA CGCTGAACCCGCAGTGGAAACATTTCACTTTTCCTGTCAGGACCTTCTGCAATGCTGACTATGAcag GACCATCAAAGTGGAGTGTTATGACTGGAACAGGGACGGAGG CCATGACCTCATCGGTGTGTTTACGACCAACCTGCGGCAGCTGACCTCCGGACCCACCGGCTCGCAGACCTTCGAT GTGATCCATCCCAAGAAGAAGGTTAAGAAGAAGAAGTACAAGAACTCGGGGACGGTGACTCTGCTGTACGCTAAGGTGGAGCAGCAGTACTCGTTCCTGGACTACGTCAGGGGAGG gacacagatgaacttcacAGTAGCCATCGACTTCACAGCTTCAAATG GCCAGCCGACGCAGCCGACATCGCTCCACTACATCAACCCGTACGGTATGAACCAGTACGCAACTGCGCTGTGGGCGGTCGGAGAGATCATACAGGACTACGACAG TGACAAGTTGTTCCCAGCGTTTGGGTTTGGCGCGAGAACCCCGCCGGGCTACGCAGTGTCGCACTGCTTCCCGCTGAACGGGCAGCCCGGGAACCCGTACTGCTTCGGCGTGGCCGGCATCATGGAGGCCTACCAGTGGACACTGCGCCAGGTCCAGCTGTTCGGCCCCACCAACTTCTCTCCTGTCATCAACCATGTCGCCAG GTTGGCGTCCCAGAGCAGGGAGGGTTCGGAGTACTTCGTCCTGCTGATCGTGACAGACGGAGTCATCACCGACTTCGAGCAGACCAAGGAGGCCATCGTCAAT GCAGCCACACTGCCGCTGTCCATCATCATCGTTGGTGTCGGCAACGACGACTTCGAAG CTATGGAGATCCTGGACGGAGACGAGGTCAGACTGTCGTACCGGGGCCGACAGGCAGAGAGGGACATCGTACAG tTTGTTCCGTTCCGTGACTACGTGGACAGGCAGGGGAACCAGGTCCTCAGCCAGGCACGGCTGGCCAAGGATGTGCTGGCGGAGGTGCCCGATCAGCTGCTGTCCTACATGAAGAAACACGGCATCAAACCGGGCGCGCCGCCCCCAGCCTACGTAGCGCCCGCAGGACCAACCGCTCCCTCTGCACCTGCAGGTCCCGGGGGTACCAACATCATATAG